A region of the Campylobacter subantarcticus LMG 24377 genome:
TCCCTAATAGCTATGGCGGAAGTTTTTGAAACCAATAACATGAAAAACAACGCAAAAATTATACATTCACAACTAATCGAATTAATGGAAAAAACTTTATTAAAAGACTATCTAAGCGATGAATATAATCACGCAAAAAACAAAATCAACAAAAAAACATAAACTTAGTTATTCTTTATTTAATTTTATGTATAATTTAAAAAATAAATTTTTAATTCAGAAAAGGAATAAAAATGTCTGATGGATCAAGTGCACCAAAAGAACGCATAAATATAACCTACAAAGCAAAAACAAATGGACAAAACGCGGAAATAGAGCTACCATTAAAACTCATGGTAATGGCTAATCTTACAGGAAAAAATGAGCAAAATTTAGAAGATAGAGAAATTGTCTCTATCAACAAAATAAATTTTAACCAGGTCATGCAAAAACTAAACATCAAAACTCAATTTAATGTCAAAAATACTCTAGGAGGAGGAGCTGAAGAGTTAGATGTTAACCTTAAAATATC
Encoded here:
- the tssB gene encoding type VI secretion system contractile sheath small subunit, which gives rise to MSDGSSAPKERINITYKAKTNGQNAEIELPLKLMVMANLTGKNEQNLEDREIVSINKINFNQVMQKLNIKTQFNVKNTLGGGAEELDVNLKISSMKDFSPDSIAQQVPELNKLIRLREALMALKGPMGNIPNFRKAVLEALKNEKTKEQLLLEIKKENNEE